The following coding sequences lie in one Flagellimonas eckloniae genomic window:
- the guaA gene encoding glutamine-hydrolyzing GMP synthase: MQNNVLILDFGSQYTQLIARRVRELNIYSEIKPYNNPPKDLSTYKAVILSGSPFSVRSEDVPHPDLSEIKGKKPLLGICYGAQYLSHFNGGSVAPSATREYGRANLSYVKESDNFLKGIDEGSQVWMSHSDTIKELPDGAVRLASTHDVENAAFRIEGEKTFGIQFHPEVYHTKDGKKLLENFLVNIAGLEQDWTPDAFVETTIKELQEKIGDDKVILGLSGGVDSSVAAMLLHKAIGSHLHCIFVNNGLLRKNEFESVLDQYKHMGLNVKGVDASARFLDALKGESDPETKRKIIGRVFIEVFDNEAHQVENAKWLAQGTIYPDRIESVSASGGPSAVIKSHHNVGGLPDYMKLKVVEPLHLLFKDEVRRVGRNLDMDSTILGRHPFPGPGLGIRILGDITAEKVSILQEVDAIFIDGLKKWGLYDKVWQAGAMLLPVNSVGVMGDERTYEKCVALRAVESTDGMTADWVNLPYEFLQKTSNDIINKVKGVNRVVYDISSKPPATIEWE, encoded by the coding sequence ATGCAGAACAACGTACTTATCCTAGATTTTGGTTCCCAGTATACACAGTTGATTGCGCGTCGCGTTCGGGAGCTTAACATTTACTCAGAAATAAAGCCATATAACAATCCACCTAAGGATTTATCCACCTATAAAGCTGTAATTCTTTCTGGTTCACCTTTTTCGGTACGGAGTGAAGATGTTCCGCATCCAGATTTATCGGAAATCAAAGGAAAAAAACCTTTGTTGGGGATTTGTTATGGTGCACAATACCTTTCACATTTTAATGGAGGTAGCGTAGCTCCATCGGCCACTAGGGAGTATGGAAGGGCAAATCTTTCGTACGTAAAGGAAAGCGATAATTTTTTAAAAGGAATTGATGAGGGCAGCCAGGTATGGATGAGCCATAGTGATACCATAAAGGAACTTCCAGATGGTGCAGTTAGATTGGCAAGCACCCATGATGTGGAAAATGCAGCCTTTAGAATAGAAGGGGAAAAAACATTTGGAATACAGTTTCATCCGGAAGTGTATCATACCAAGGATGGGAAAAAGTTATTGGAGAATTTTTTGGTCAATATTGCTGGATTGGAGCAAGATTGGACCCCGGATGCATTTGTAGAAACTACGATTAAAGAACTTCAGGAAAAGATTGGTGATGATAAGGTAATTTTAGGGCTTTCAGGTGGGGTGGACTCCAGTGTGGCCGCCATGCTGTTGCACAAAGCCATCGGAAGTCATTTACATTGCATTTTTGTGAACAATGGACTTTTGCGCAAAAATGAATTTGAAAGTGTCCTGGATCAATACAAGCATATGGGCCTTAATGTGAAAGGTGTTGATGCTTCGGCACGTTTTTTGGACGCTCTGAAAGGAGAATCGGATCCTGAAACAAAAAGAAAGATAATAGGAAGGGTTTTTATTGAAGTGTTTGATAACGAAGCACATCAGGTAGAAAATGCAAAGTGGTTGGCCCAAGGCACCATTTATCCAGACCGAATAGAATCGGTATCAGCTAGTGGCGGACCCTCTGCCGTTATTAAAAGTCATCATAATGTTGGTGGTCTGCCAGATTATATGAAACTGAAAGTTGTTGAGCCCTTACATCTGCTTTTTAAAGATGAGGTGCGCCGAGTTGGAAGAAACTTGGATATGGATTCAACGATTCTTGGTCGTCATCCTTTTCCCGGTCCTGGATTGGGAATTCGTATTTTAGGTGACATTACCGCAGAAAAGGTGTCTATTTTACAAGAGGTTGATGCCATTTTTATTGATGGATTGAAAAAATGGGGTTTATATGATAAGGTTTGGCAGGCCGGAGCCATGCTTTTGCCCGTAAATAGTGTAGGGGTCATGGGAGATGAACGCACGTATGAAAAATGTGTGGCTTTAAGAGCAGTTGAAAGTACGGATGGTATGACGGCTGATTGGGTTAATTTACCCTATGAGTTCTTACAAAAGACCTCTAATGATATAATAAACAAGGTTAAAGGCGTTAATAGAGTAGTGTATGACATTAGTTCTAAGCCACCGGCAACTATAGAATGGGAATGA
- a CDS encoding tetratricopeptide repeat protein translates to MKPLPLFFFFLCSCFVLKTQAQENQKKIDSILKIINETSIDTIKAGNYLELSNLTMYNNQKATIGYIEKAASIYKKTNNDKGVAKLYAQKANYYYRLGEIDSARHYLVNSVDKSFFMGDTLRGAVIRHNIGILDHYQGNAESAKHIMDLNIPIFKKYNDTLHLGNAFLLKGKIGISDGFFNIALKETFNALKIHRELQDDFRIAEDLLQIGIIYQSTGENKKAVDIFNESIAHYKKVESNQSIAQVLNYMADSKIKLKHFDSARKDLEDALSLSQELEYTSNIARTYHNKGILEYHSGNYTRAINNFGSSLDIWKTVGSPNNEANTLFYLGRSYLKQKEASKAIQFFDESIELAQSIKDPEVLSKVYLEKSVALEALQKHEEALTYFKRNKSISDSIFTLNREKATLELKTIYETEKKEQEIAFLEQQAKINKLEKLLLGIGLGLSLLIFSIGFYALYQKMKRNKLEKAQVDTELAFKRKELTTHALHLAKKNETLESLRQKAEELKSDENGQDISQLINTINFDLQDDNNWENFARYFEEVHKDFNSKVAKKHPEITPNELRLIALIKMNLSSKEIANILNISIPGVKKARQRLRKKMNLSTTDSLENAVLSI, encoded by the coding sequence ATGAAACCTCTACCACTATTTTTCTTTTTTTTATGTAGTTGCTTCGTTTTAAAAACTCAGGCTCAGGAAAATCAAAAAAAAATTGATAGTATCCTTAAGATTATAAACGAAACCTCAATTGACACCATAAAAGCAGGAAATTATTTGGAGTTATCCAACCTTACTATGTATAATAACCAGAAGGCAACCATTGGATACATAGAAAAGGCTGCCTCTATTTACAAAAAAACCAATAATGACAAAGGAGTTGCCAAACTTTACGCCCAAAAGGCAAATTATTATTATAGGCTTGGCGAAATAGATTCGGCCAGGCATTACCTAGTAAATTCCGTGGACAAATCTTTTTTTATGGGAGACACCCTAAGAGGTGCGGTCATTCGACACAATATTGGCATCCTTGATCACTATCAAGGTAATGCTGAAAGTGCTAAACATATAATGGATTTGAATATTCCAATATTTAAAAAGTATAATGACACACTTCATTTGGGAAATGCTTTTTTACTAAAAGGTAAAATTGGCATTTCGGATGGTTTCTTCAATATAGCGTTGAAAGAGACCTTCAATGCCCTAAAAATACACAGGGAGCTTCAAGATGACTTTAGAATAGCGGAAGACCTACTTCAAATTGGAATAATTTATCAGAGTACTGGCGAAAATAAAAAAGCGGTCGATATTTTTAACGAAAGTATTGCACACTATAAAAAGGTGGAAAGTAATCAAAGTATTGCCCAGGTCTTAAATTATATGGCCGATTCAAAAATCAAACTAAAGCACTTTGATTCTGCAAGAAAAGATTTAGAAGATGCGCTTTCACTCTCACAGGAATTGGAATACACATCCAACATTGCCAGAACTTACCATAACAAAGGGATTCTTGAGTATCATTCTGGAAACTATACAAGGGCCATAAACAATTTTGGGTCGAGCTTGGACATATGGAAAACAGTAGGCTCTCCAAATAATGAGGCCAATACACTTTTTTATTTGGGGCGTAGTTACCTAAAACAAAAGGAGGCTTCAAAAGCAATACAGTTCTTTGATGAAAGCATTGAACTAGCACAGTCAATTAAAGACCCCGAAGTTTTGAGCAAGGTATATCTGGAAAAATCAGTTGCGCTGGAAGCTTTGCAAAAGCATGAAGAAGCTTTAACCTATTTCAAGAGAAACAAATCAATTAGTGATTCAATATTCACTCTGAACCGCGAAAAGGCGACATTGGAGCTAAAGACCATCTATGAAACGGAAAAAAAAGAACAAGAAATTGCCTTTTTGGAACAGCAAGCAAAAATTAACAAACTCGAAAAACTCCTCTTAGGTATTGGACTGGGATTATCGTTATTAATTTTCAGTATTGGCTTTTACGCCCTGTACCAAAAAATGAAGCGCAATAAACTGGAAAAAGCACAGGTAGATACCGAGCTGGCTTTTAAAAGGAAAGAACTGACCACCCATGCGCTTCACTTGGCCAAAAAGAACGAAACCCTAGAAAGTTTACGACAAAAAGCTGAAGAACTTAAGTCTGATGAAAATGGGCAGGACATTTCACAACTCATCAACACAATTAATTTTGATTTGCAAGATGATAACAACTGGGAAAACTTTGCCCGTTATTTTGAGGAAGTTCACAAAGATTTCAATAGCAAGGTGGCCAAAAAACACCCTGAGATTACGCCGAATGAACTTCGTTTAATCGCCTTGATTAAAATGAACCTTTCTTCCAAGGAAATAGCCAATATTCTGAATATTTCCATCCCCGGAGTCAAGAAGGCAAGGCAGCGTTTGCGCAAAAAAATGAATCTTTCCACCACGGATTCCTTGGAAAATGCCGTTTTGAGTATTTAG
- the pgmB gene encoding beta-phosphoglucomutase, whose product MIKGFIFDLDGVITDTAASHYTAWKKMSDEMGWDFDHKVNDKLRGISRMDSIQVILDHNTTSLSEEAKAELAAKKNDLYVASLENMTSEDYLPGAKELLIHLRTEGFSVALGSASKNAIKVLKQLNANAFFDVIGDGNSVSKSKPEPDIFLYGAEKLNLQPAECIVFEDAESGIDAAKAGGFYSVGIGPKERVGHADLRFDSMAEATLFEVKAHFKNLFS is encoded by the coding sequence ATGATAAAAGGATTCATCTTTGATTTAGACGGGGTCATTACCGATACAGCGGCATCACATTATACGGCATGGAAAAAAATGTCAGATGAGATGGGCTGGGATTTTGACCACAAGGTAAATGATAAACTTCGTGGTATATCACGTATGGATTCCATCCAGGTTATCCTTGACCATAATACTACCTCTTTGAGTGAAGAGGCCAAGGCCGAACTAGCTGCAAAAAAGAACGATTTGTATGTTGCCAGCCTGGAAAACATGACCTCTGAAGATTACCTGCCAGGTGCCAAAGAACTGTTAATCCATCTAAGAACCGAAGGTTTTAGTGTTGCTTTGGGCAGTGCTAGTAAAAATGCCATAAAAGTATTGAAGCAATTAAATGCCAACGCCTTTTTCGATGTAATTGGTGACGGGAATAGTGTTTCAAAAAGTAAACCCGAACCGGATATCTTTTTGTATGGTGCGGAAAAATTAAACCTCCAACCTGCAGAATGTATCGTTTTTGAAGATGCTGAAAGTGGCATTGATGCCGCCAAGGCCGGTGGTTTTTACAGCGTGGGCATTGGCCCAAAAGAACGGGTAGGCCATGCAGATTTACGATTTGATAGTATGGCCGAAGCAACCTTGTTTGAGGTTAAGGCACATTTTAAAAATCTTTTTAGTTAA
- a CDS encoding tetratricopeptide repeat protein produces the protein MKTKTLTLLGFFFICISICSWGQENNKIDSLLNLIPIQKDTALIKTYRELFRTTVRKDPKKSKLYLDKALAELKTIPNTKFIAILTMDQGQFYYSTADYRKSNEFYKKAIGLFDQLENKKELSMIYNNLGINQKYMGQPKQALESHLKSLRLKEELGVTGNSLAASYVNIGVLQSELGNLKVSNEYYRKAETICISEKMEWGLSMVQSNIALNMEKEGKIKEALENYFKSIPYFEENGYNIELAKQYNLIGALYNDLDSLVLAKEYFSKSLKLAREKGEAQIVGLSTQNLGEIYFKQKRYAQALKNFTDALIISTETGTETRMITNYLKIANTHAAMGNFKRAYDFRKLHFDKYDTIFKQENIEKINELEIQYQTEKKEQQIVLQDKEITVLEQEAKINTQQRLLLGGGMTLSTLALGFGFYGFRERTKKNKLEKEKVDAELAFKKKELTTHALHLAKKNEVLENVKLKAKDLKSLGDAKGYQELIKTINFDQQDDKNWESFTQYFEQVHRDFAKNVKNRYPEVTKNELRFMALLKMNMSSKEIATILNISPDGIKKARQRLRKKMALTPEDSLENTILAI, from the coding sequence ATGAAAACCAAAACCCTCACCCTATTAGGATTCTTTTTTATATGTATTTCAATTTGCTCCTGGGGGCAGGAAAATAATAAGATTGATAGTCTTCTTAATTTGATTCCTATTCAAAAAGATACTGCCTTGATAAAGACCTATCGAGAATTATTCAGAACTACGGTAAGAAAGGATCCCAAAAAATCCAAATTGTATTTGGATAAAGCATTAGCGGAGCTCAAAACTATCCCCAACACAAAGTTTATTGCCATTCTGACAATGGATCAAGGCCAATTTTATTATTCTACCGCTGATTATAGGAAATCAAACGAATTCTATAAAAAAGCTATTGGTCTTTTTGATCAATTGGAGAATAAAAAAGAATTAAGTATGATTTACAACAATCTAGGTATTAACCAAAAATATATGGGGCAACCTAAACAGGCCTTGGAATCACATTTAAAGTCTTTAAGGCTAAAAGAAGAATTGGGAGTAACCGGTAATTCTTTGGCGGCAAGCTATGTAAATATTGGTGTTTTACAAAGTGAACTTGGAAATTTAAAAGTTTCCAATGAATATTATAGAAAAGCTGAAACCATTTGTATTTCCGAAAAAATGGAATGGGGTCTTTCGATGGTTCAATCCAATATTGCTCTCAATATGGAAAAGGAGGGGAAAATAAAAGAGGCATTAGAAAATTATTTTAAGAGCATACCCTATTTTGAGGAAAATGGGTACAATATTGAATTGGCCAAACAATATAATCTCATCGGAGCACTTTATAATGATTTAGATTCCTTGGTTTTGGCAAAAGAGTATTTTTCAAAATCCTTAAAACTTGCCCGGGAAAAAGGCGAGGCTCAAATAGTGGGCCTTTCTACTCAGAATTTAGGAGAGATATATTTTAAACAAAAAAGATATGCCCAAGCCCTTAAAAATTTTACAGATGCTTTAATAATTTCAACTGAAACAGGCACAGAAACGAGAATGATAACTAACTACTTAAAAATAGCCAATACTCACGCCGCTATGGGTAATTTTAAAAGAGCCTATGACTTCCGTAAGTTGCATTTTGATAAATACGATACAATTTTCAAACAAGAAAACATCGAAAAAATAAATGAATTGGAAATTCAATATCAAACCGAAAAAAAGGAACAACAAATAGTACTTCAAGACAAAGAAATAACCGTTCTGGAACAAGAGGCCAAAATCAATACGCAACAACGTTTGCTTTTAGGTGGGGGCATGACGCTTTCAACCTTGGCGCTAGGTTTTGGTTTTTATGGGTTTCGTGAACGAACTAAGAAGAATAAATTGGAAAAAGAGAAGGTAGATGCCGAATTGGCCTTTAAAAAGAAAGAGCTTACGACCCATGCCCTACATCTTGCCAAAAAGAACGAAGTTTTAGAAAATGTAAAACTTAAGGCAAAAGATTTAAAATCGCTGGGCGATGCAAAAGGGTATCAAGAACTTATCAAGACCATCAACTTTGACCAGCAAGATGATAAAAACTGGGAAAGCTTTACCCAATACTTTGAACAGGTACATAGAGATTTTGCCAAAAACGTCAAGAACAGATACCCGGAAGTCACTAAAAACGAGCTTCGTTTTATGGCCCTGCTCAAAATGAACATGTCTTCAAAAGAGATTGCCACCATCTTGAATATTTCGCCAGACGGCATCAAAAAAGCACGCCAAAGACTCCGAAAAAAAATGGCGCTTACTCCAGAAGATTCCCTTGAAAATACGATTCTAGCGATTTAG